One Phyllostomus discolor isolate MPI-MPIP mPhyDis1 chromosome 10, mPhyDis1.pri.v3, whole genome shotgun sequence genomic window carries:
- the EVX1 gene encoding homeobox even-skipped homolog protein 1: MESRKDMVMFLDGGQLGTLVGKRVSNLSEAVGSPLSEPPEKMVPRGCLSPRAGPPAARERGGGGLEEEPVDGLAGSAAGPGTEPRAAGAAVLGPGPPAASADSHSGQGQPSSSDTESDFYEEIEVSCTPDCATGNAEYQHSKGPGSEALASSPNSGSEAPKSNGGGSQGTLTCSASDQMRRYRTAFTREQIARLEKEFYRENYVSRPRRCELAAALNLPETTIKVWFQNRRMKDKRQRLAMTWPHPADPAFYTYMMSHAAAAGGLPYPFPSHLPLPYYSPVGLGAASAASAAASPFSGPLRPLDTFRVLSQPYPRPELLCAFRHPPLYPGPAHGLGASAGGPCSCLACHSGPANGLAPRAAAAAAASDFTCASTSRSDSFLSFAPSVLSKASSVALDQREEVPLTR, encoded by the exons ATGGAGAGCCGAAAGGACATGGTTATGTTTTTAGATGGGGGACAGCTGGGCACTCTGGTTGGCAAGAGGGTCTCTAATTTGTCGGAAGCCGTGGGCAGCCCGCTGTCGGAGCCCCCCGAGAAGATGGTGCCCCGCGGCTGCCTGAGCCCGCGGGCCGGTCCTCCGGCTGCCAGGGAGCGCGGCGGGGGAGGTCTGGAGGAGGAGCCGGTCGACGGACTAGCAGGAAGCGCTGCGGGGCCGGGCACCGAGCCGCGGGCAGCCGGGGCAGCCGTGCTCGGCCCCGGACCTCCGGCCGCCTCGGCCGACAGCCACTCGGGCCAGGGGCAACCCAGCAGCTCGGACACTGAGTCGGATTTCTATGAAGAAATCGAGGTGAGCTGCACCCCGGACTGCGCCACGGGGAACGCCGAGTACCAGCACAGCAAAG GGCCAGGCTCCGAGGCGCTGGCCAGCAGCCCCAACAGCGGCAGCGAGGCCCCCAAGAGCAACGGCGGGGGCTCGCAGGGCACCCTGACCTGCAGTGCCAGTGACCAGATGCGCCGATACCGCACCGCCTTCACCCGGGAGCAGATTGCGCGGCTGGAGAAGGAATTCTACAGGGAGAACTACGTATCCAGGCCGAGGAGATGTGAGCTGGCTGCCGCCCTAAACCTGCCGGAAACCACCATCAAG gTGTGGTTTCAGAACCGGCGCATGAAGGACAAGCGGCAGCGGCTGGCCATGACCTGGCCGCACCCGGCCGACCCCGCCTTCTACACGTACATGATGAGCCACGCGGCGGCCGCGGGCGGCCTGCCCTACCCCTTCCCGTCGCACCTGCCCCTGCCCTACTACTCGCCCGTGGGCCTGGGCGCCGCGTCCGCCGCCTCGGCCGCCGCCTCGCCCTTCAGCGGCCCGCTGCGCCCGCTCGACACCTTCCGCGTGCTGTCGCAGCCCTACCCGCGGCCCGAACTGCTGTGCGCCTTCCGCCACCCGCCGCTCTACCCGGGCCCCGCGCACGGACTGGGCGCCTCGGCGGGcggcccctgctcctgcctcgCCTGCCACAGCGGCCCGGCCAACGGGCTGGcgccccgcgccgccgccgccgccgccgcctcggaCTTCACCTGTGCCTCCACCTCCCGCTCGGACTCCTTCCTGTCCTTCGCGCCCTCCGTGCTCAGCAAGGCCTCCTCCGTGGCGCTGGATCAGAGAGAGGAGGTGCCCCTCACCAGATAA